The Stigmatella aurantiaca DW4/3-1 genome contains the following window.
GTTCGTTGAAGAAGGGGGCAGAATCAGCCGGTTCTTACCGGAGACTTCTCAATGTTCGGTCAACTTCTGCTTTGGGTGCGGCGCAACTCGCGCAAAGCGCTCGCGCTTGCGCTCGCCCCTGGCTTGGTCGCACTCGCTTTTGATTCGGCGGTGTCTCATTGGGCAGGGAAGGACTTCGACAACCGGTGGCAGGCGATCCCGGTGGTCTATGGCGTCGTCGGCTTCATCCTGCTGACGGCCATGTGCATCCCGAAGTCGCGGACGGTGTTCTCCTGGACGGCCCGCCTGGTGGGCGGTGCGGGCGTGCTGGTGGGCGTGGTGGGCACGTACATCCACGCCACCGCGTTCTTCAAGGAACTGGGCGGGGACTACTCGGCCGCGAACCTCGAGGGGGCTCTGTCGGTGGCGCCCCCCTTGCTCGCGCCGCTGAGTTTCGTGGGTGTGGGTGCCCTGCTCGCCCTGTTGCCGAGCGCGAAGCTGCTGTTCCGCCTGCGGGTTGGCGTGGCTCCGGTTGCGCAGGGCGCAGGGGGCGCCCTTCACCATTTGGAAGAAGGGCAGGAGCGGGCGCGCGCGGTTCGGAAAAGTGCCTGAGTTTCGTCGGTCCTTCACCCGACGGAACCGTTGTTCCCGTCGGCTTCTGGCGTCATAACCGCGCCCGATGCTCCGGCGCCTGGTGGAACACACGAAGGAGGTGGCCCGTTTTGCGCCGGTGAAGCCGGCGGTCATGGCGGGCGTCCGGGCGGCGATCGCCACCATCCTCCCCGTGGTGGTCGCCAGCGCCCTCCACCTGCCGGATGCCCTGTGGCTGAGTGTGGGAGGTTTTAATACTTCCTTCGCGGACCGAGGCGGCTCCTACCGGACCCGCGCCCTGAGCATGAGCGCTGGGTTGTTGGCGGGCGCCCTCTCTGCCCTCGCCGGTGGGTGGTGGGGGCACCATCCGCTCGTGGCCATCCCGGTGGCTTTTGTGTGGATCACCGCGTGCTCCTACGCGGGCGTCTTCGGGGCGGCGGCGAACGTGGTGGGCAACACCTCGGCCAGTGCCTTCGTCATCTCCATGGCCTTGCCCTCCTCGAGCCTCTCCGAGGTGCTGCTCCGGGCGGGTCTCCTGGGCCTGGGTGGCCTCTGGGCCTTGGTGCTCTCCCTGGTGCTCTGGCCGATCCGGCCTTACCGGCCCGCCCGCCTCGCCGTCTCCCAGTGCTTCCAGCGCGTGGCGGACTACGCGGGCGCGGTGGGCCAGCTCTCCCGAGGAGGGGCCGAAGGGACTGCCTGGCAGGCCGTCATTCTGGGGCACCACGGGCGGATTCGCGAGGCGCTCGAGGTGGCGGGCAGCACCCTGGCGGCCACCCGCCGAGGGAGGGGGGAGAGTGGACGGGGGGAGCGGCTCCTGGTGCTGCTCCAGATGGCGGACGCCCTGTTCAGGACGATGATCGCCCTGGGGGATGTGATGGAGAGCCTGGTGCAGGAGCACCGGGAGACGCCAGGCGGGGCGGAGGTGGCGCGTACCCTGGCGGCCTTCTCGGCCACGCTCCAGGAACTGGCGCGCATCACCGAGACCGAAGGCCGGGCGCGCTCCCTGCCTTCGCTGGAGTGGGGCGCGGCCTCCTTCAAGGCGGTCCTCGTGCGATCGGATACGCTCGGCGAGCCCCGTCCCCTGGAGGGGAGCGAGCGGGCGAAATGTCTGCACGCGGCGCGGCTCCTGGAGCGGCTGCGCGAGTTCTCGGAGGCCGCGGTGAGGATGGCCACGGGCCTGTCTGGCGAACGGCTTCCCTCCCGGAGGAACCCCGTCGTGCAGCGCCCCTCGGTGCTCGGGCCGCTCCGGGACAACCTCTCGATGGACTCGGTGGTGCTCCGGCATGCGCTTCGGGTGGGGTTCACCACGACGCTCGCCATCGGGTTGTCGGCCCGCTTCATCCAGAGCCATGGCTACTGGGTGACGATCACCGTGTTGACCATCATGCAGCCCTATACCGGTGCCACCTTCCTCAAGGGGTTGCAGCGGGTGGCGGGCACGATGGTGGGAGGCATTCTCGCCGTCGTGGTGGCCTCCTGGCTCCACGAGCCCCAGGCCATCCTGGTGCTGGTGTTCCTGACCGTGGCGATCAGCATCGCCGTCATCCCGCTCAACTACGGGCTCTACACCGTCTTTCTCACGCTGACGTTCGTGCTCCTGGCCGAGGTGGGGACCGGAGATTGGGGGCTGGCCCGGGTACGCATCCTCAACACGCTGATCGGTGGTGCCCTGGCCCTGGCGTGCACTTGGTTGCTCTGG
Protein-coding sequences here:
- a CDS encoding FUSC family protein, which codes for MARFAPVKPAVMAGVRAAIATILPVVVASALHLPDALWLSVGGFNTSFADRGGSYRTRALSMSAGLLAGALSALAGGWWGHHPLVAIPVAFVWITACSYAGVFGAAANVVGNTSASAFVISMALPSSSLSEVLLRAGLLGLGGLWALVLSLVLWPIRPYRPARLAVSQCFQRVADYAGAVGQLSRGGAEGTAWQAVILGHHGRIREALEVAGSTLAATRRGRGESGRGERLLVLLQMADALFRTMIALGDVMESLVQEHRETPGGAEVARTLAAFSATLQELARITETEGRARSLPSLEWGAASFKAVLVRSDTLGEPRPLEGSERAKCLHAARLLERLREFSEAAVRMATGLSGERLPSRRNPVVQRPSVLGPLRDNLSMDSVVLRHALRVGFTTTLAIGLSARFIQSHGYWVTITVLTIMQPYTGATFLKGLQRVAGTMVGGILAVVVASWLHEPQAILVLVFLTVAISIAVIPLNYGLYTVFLTLTFVLLAEVGTGDWGLARVRILNTLIGGALALACTWLLWERPERELFPKQLAAALRANRDYFLLVFSTGLEGGRGVDEALSEAQRKMGLETLNAEASFQRLLSEPRRRTEPLEPLMTLLTYTRRLAASVISIASSFQYLGMERSRERLECFVGVAGRVLEDLAEAVSTGRTPAPLVDFEEVLGGHAFPPEGTDSLLGIQLERVARHLTILHGAASRRGDRTPFECPPSPAKAPA